In a genomic window of Acidobacteriota bacterium:
- the dnaA gene encoding chromosomal replication initiator protein DnaA: protein MSEQIWDRVLARVEAKLNRHTFLTWFKPTRFIRDDGDTLIVEVLDGTVRDWMLRHYASILTESLAEIGRPGVVVSFVPGDGTRLAEPSPDEEILIHQQADPEAVDSRSQDPSGLNHRYTFETFVVGPSNQFANAAARAVAEAPGRSYNPLFLYGGVGLGKTHLMHAVGQYVDRHHRQLALTYISSERFMNEMINAIRYERIIEFRERYRNVDVLLVDDVQFLAGKEATQTEFFHTFNALYDAGKQIVISSDRPPHEIQALEERLRSRFNWGLIADIQPPDLETRVAILEKKADADGVPLPDTVAHFIATKIKSNIRDLEGSLIRLVAYASLTGKDITVALAQDVLRSVIGTDERAVTIDTLVKYVAEYYGVRPGELKAAGNSRTVVIPRQVAMYLCKSLTAASLPDIGRAFGKHHSTVIHSIRKVEEERKKDADFNSQINAMLDNFR from the coding sequence ATGAGCGAGCAGATCTGGGACCGTGTGCTGGCGCGTGTCGAGGCCAAGCTGAACCGTCACACGTTCCTGACGTGGTTCAAGCCCACCCGCTTCATCAGAGACGATGGCGACACGCTCATTGTCGAGGTGCTGGATGGCACCGTGCGCGACTGGATGTTGCGCCATTACGCGTCGATCCTGACCGAATCCCTGGCCGAGATCGGCAGGCCGGGGGTGGTGGTGTCGTTCGTTCCCGGTGACGGCACGCGCCTGGCAGAGCCCTCGCCCGATGAGGAGATCCTCATCCACCAGCAGGCTGATCCCGAGGCGGTCGACTCCCGATCCCAGGACCCATCCGGCCTGAACCACCGCTACACCTTCGAGACGTTCGTTGTCGGACCGTCGAACCAGTTCGCCAACGCGGCCGCCCGCGCCGTGGCGGAGGCACCGGGCCGGTCGTACAACCCCCTCTTCCTCTACGGCGGCGTGGGCCTGGGCAAGACGCACCTGATGCACGCGGTCGGACAATACGTCGACCGACATCATCGCCAACTGGCGCTGACCTACATCTCGTCGGAGCGCTTCATGAACGAGATGATCAACGCCATCCGCTACGAGCGCATCATCGAGTTCCGCGAACGGTATCGCAACGTCGACGTCCTGCTCGTGGACGACGTGCAGTTCCTGGCAGGGAAGGAAGCGACCCAGACCGAGTTCTTCCACACGTTCAACGCGCTCTACGACGCCGGCAAGCAGATCGTCATCAGCAGTGACAGACCGCCGCACGAGATTCAGGCGCTCGAAGAACGCCTGCGATCCCGCTTCAACTGGGGCCTCATCGCAGACATCCAGCCACCGGATCTCGAGACGCGCGTGGCGATCCTCGAGAAGAAGGCCGATGCCGACGGCGTGCCGCTGCCAGACACGGTGGCGCACTTCATCGCCACCAAGATCAAGTCGAATATCCGCGACCTCGAAGGCTCGCTCATCAGGCTCGTCGCGTACGCGTCGCTCACCGGCAAGGACATCACCGTCGCCCTTGCGCAGGACGTGCTGCGCAGCGTGATCGGCACCGACGAGAGGGCCGTCACCATCGACACGCTCGTGAAGTACGTGGCCGAGTACTACGGCGTGCGCCCCGGCGAACTCAAGGCCGCCGGCAACTCGCGCACCGTCGTCATCCCCCGCCAGGTGGCGATGTACCTCTGCAAGAGCCTGACGGCGGCCTCGCTTCCCGACATCGGACGCGCCTTCGGCAAGCACCACTCCACGGTCATCCATTCGATCCGGAAGGTGGAGGAGGAACGGAAGAAGGACGCCGATTTCAACAGTCAGATCAACGCGATGCTCGACAATTTTCGCTAG
- a CDS encoding DNA polymerase III subunit beta: MELVVRKNDLLRELQLFQGIVERKNTMPVLANVLLRADGEQVELVATDLDVGLRSACPVQSIAKPGTLTLPAKKLFEIVKALPETDIRIEQNRSGVTVAAERFESHLSTLPADDFPQLPTTGDVVATLKRDPIRQMVSKTMFAITGEDTRYYLNGALFVLKPDSMSLVATDGHRLALVTVTIETDVAETKALLPKKTMQELSRLLADGDGDVVFERAENHLFFTVGGRRLFSRMIDAQFPAYERVIPKNNDKAIEFERDRLTSAIRRVSLLSNDRSRAVRLLISNGKVEVTSQSPDVGEAREELLVTYEGPDVQICFNAQYVTDFLAAVETEQVSLSFRDEMSQAVMQPVGADGYEYTYVIMPMRP; the protein is encoded by the coding sequence ATGGAACTGGTGGTCCGCAAGAACGATCTGCTTCGCGAACTGCAGTTGTTTCAAGGCATCGTCGAACGCAAGAACACGATGCCGGTCCTGGCCAACGTGCTCCTGCGCGCCGATGGAGAGCAGGTCGAACTGGTGGCCACCGACCTCGACGTGGGCTTGCGCAGCGCCTGTCCCGTGCAGAGCATCGCCAAGCCGGGCACCCTGACGCTGCCGGCCAAGAAACTGTTCGAGATCGTGAAGGCCCTGCCCGAGACCGACATCCGGATCGAGCAGAACCGATCGGGCGTCACCGTTGCCGCCGAGCGTTTCGAGTCGCACCTCTCGACGCTGCCGGCCGACGACTTCCCGCAGTTGCCGACGACAGGCGACGTGGTCGCCACGCTGAAGCGCGATCCCATTCGCCAGATGGTCTCCAAGACCATGTTCGCGATCACCGGCGAGGACACGCGCTACTACCTGAACGGCGCACTGTTCGTCCTCAAACCCGACAGCATGAGTCTGGTTGCGACCGACGGACATCGTCTCGCGCTCGTGACGGTGACGATCGAGACGGATGTGGCCGAGACCAAGGCGCTCCTGCCCAAGAAGACGATGCAGGAGTTGAGTCGCCTGCTGGCCGATGGCGACGGCGACGTCGTGTTCGAGCGCGCAGAGAATCATCTCTTCTTCACGGTTGGTGGCAGGCGTCTCTTCTCGCGGATGATCGACGCGCAGTTTCCCGCGTACGAGCGCGTCATCCCGAAGAACAACGACAAGGCCATCGAGTTCGAGCGCGACCGCCTCACGAGCGCGATTCGCCGTGTGTCGCTGCTCTCCAACGACCGGTCGCGCGCGGTGCGCCTGCTCATCAGCAACGGCAAGGTCGAGGTCACGTCGCAGAGCCCGGATGTGGGCGAAGCCCGTGAAGAGTTGCTGGTGACCTATGAAGGCCCAGACGTGCAGATCTGCTTCAACGCACAGTACGTGACCGACTTCCTGGCGGCGGTCGAGACCGAGCAGGTCAGCCTGTCGTTCAGGGACGAGATGAGCCAGGCCGTGATGCAGCCCGTTGGCGCCGACGGCTACGAGTACACGTACGTGATCATGCCGATGCGGCCGTAA
- a CDS encoding UvrD-helicase domain-containing protein — translation MAGLNPEQREAVLHTEGPLLILAGAGSGKTRVIAYRIAYLIGSGLARPFEVLAVTFTNKAAEEMRERVAHLIGDEARDVWVSTFHALCARLLRREAPAIGLSRDFVIYDSSDQQSAVKQVMRDLSVDDKIMQPRQVLGRISHAKNRMETPDAVGDGGYRDEQFAKIYEGYVDALARANALDFDDLLLKTVELFENATVRAKYQRQFRYVMVDEYQDTNRPQYLLIKHLVGDRHNLAVVGDPDQSIYKWRGADLRNILDFEHDFPEAATVRLERNYRSTQNILDAAGAVIANNTDRKEKRLWTDQGGGDLITAFRGEDELEEASFIARELRKELTLRRDATVAILYRLNSQSRALEDQFIRDGTPYRIIGGVRFYERKEVKDALAYLKLVINPHDDVSFRRVVNVPARGIGKAVMDALEKDEDGATGGSAPPMMAAGLFEVAASRSLWARATQLLVSRSLPARSHNALKQFVELVDGLIALAKQETVSALIGKMLDRSGYMKALREDGSEEAESRAQNLAEFVNSAREYEEREPESSIGGFVDRLSLLSEADESQGTSGARIWLMTMHAAKGLEFPVVALAGMEEGLFPHSRAEKDQEQLEEERRLCYVGMTRAQARLILTSAARRRVFGEYQATAPSRFLEEVPQSLIVEVPSYTRGRTFGTQTYGGRAAYESRPNPYARRSSVREDAPPPAYRYEEEDQSSDGSRPKPGQKVRHAQFGVGTVREVDGKGDEMKLTVHFATVGTKKLIAKYARLQPA, via the coding sequence CTGGCTGGCCTCAATCCCGAGCAGCGCGAAGCGGTGCTGCACACGGAAGGGCCGCTGCTCATCCTTGCGGGGGCCGGCTCGGGGAAGACGCGCGTCATCGCGTATCGGATCGCTTACCTGATTGGCAGCGGGCTCGCGCGGCCGTTCGAGGTGCTGGCCGTCACCTTCACCAACAAGGCCGCCGAGGAGATGCGCGAGCGCGTGGCGCACCTCATCGGCGACGAGGCGCGCGACGTGTGGGTCTCCACGTTCCACGCGCTCTGCGCGCGACTGCTGCGCCGCGAGGCACCGGCGATCGGTCTCTCGCGCGACTTCGTGATCTACGACTCCAGCGATCAGCAGAGCGCGGTGAAGCAGGTGATGCGCGACCTGAGCGTCGACGACAAGATCATGCAGCCGCGCCAGGTGCTCGGGCGCATCAGCCATGCGAAGAACCGCATGGAGACGCCTGATGCCGTCGGCGATGGCGGATATCGCGACGAGCAGTTCGCGAAGATCTACGAGGGTTACGTCGACGCCCTCGCCCGCGCCAACGCGCTCGACTTCGACGATCTGCTCCTGAAGACGGTGGAACTGTTCGAGAACGCCACCGTGCGCGCCAAGTACCAGCGGCAGTTCCGGTACGTGATGGTCGACGAGTACCAGGACACGAACCGTCCGCAGTATCTCCTGATCAAGCATCTCGTCGGCGATCGCCACAACCTCGCCGTCGTGGGCGATCCCGATCAGTCCATCTACAAGTGGCGCGGCGCGGACCTGCGCAACATCCTCGACTTCGAGCACGATTTCCCGGAAGCCGCCACCGTCCGCCTCGAACGCAACTACCGCTCGACGCAGAACATCCTCGACGCGGCTGGCGCCGTGATCGCCAACAACACCGATCGCAAGGAGAAGAGGCTCTGGACCGATCAGGGCGGTGGCGATCTCATCACGGCGTTCCGTGGCGAGGACGAGCTCGAGGAGGCCTCGTTCATCGCGCGCGAGCTGCGCAAGGAGCTCACGCTGCGACGCGACGCGACCGTCGCCATCCTGTATCGCCTCAACTCGCAGTCGCGCGCGCTCGAAGATCAGTTCATCCGCGACGGCACGCCGTATCGCATCATCGGCGGCGTCCGCTTCTACGAGCGCAAGGAAGTGAAGGACGCGCTCGCGTACCTCAAGCTGGTCATCAACCCGCATGACGATGTGAGCTTCAGGCGCGTGGTGAACGTCCCCGCGCGCGGCATCGGCAAGGCGGTGATGGACGCGCTCGAGAAGGACGAGGACGGCGCGACGGGAGGTAGCGCGCCACCGATGATGGCGGCGGGCCTGTTCGAGGTGGCGGCCTCACGTTCGTTGTGGGCACGCGCCACGCAACTGCTGGTGTCGCGGTCGCTGCCCGCGCGCAGTCACAACGCGCTGAAGCAGTTCGTCGAGCTCGTCGACGGTCTCATCGCGCTTGCGAAGCAGGAGACCGTCTCGGCGCTGATCGGCAAGATGCTCGATCGGTCAGGCTACATGAAGGCCCTGCGCGAGGACGGCAGCGAGGAAGCCGAGAGCCGGGCACAGAACCTCGCCGAGTTCGTCAACTCCGCGCGCGAGTACGAAGAGCGCGAACCGGAGTCGTCGATTGGCGGATTCGTCGATCGGCTGTCGCTGCTGTCGGAAGCCGACGAATCACAGGGCACCAGCGGTGCGCGCATCTGGTTGATGACGATGCACGCGGCCAAGGGGCTCGAGTTCCCCGTTGTGGCGCTGGCGGGGATGGAAGAGGGGCTGTTCCCGCACTCGCGTGCCGAGAAGGATCAGGAGCAGCTCGAGGAAGAGCGGCGCCTGTGCTATGTGGGCATGACGCGCGCGCAGGCGCGACTGATCCTCACGAGCGCCGCACGGCGGCGGGTGTTCGGCGAGTACCAGGCGACGGCCCCATCACGGTTCCTCGAAGAAGTTCCACAATCGCTCATCGTCGAAGTGCCGTCGTACACGAGGGGACGCACGTTCGGCACGCAGACGTACGGTGGGCGAGCCGCATACGAATCGCGGCCCAACCCGTACGCGCGCCGGTCGAGCGTGCGCGAAGACGCGCCTCCGCCGGCGTATCGCTACGAAGAGGAGGACCAGTCGAGCGACGGGTCACGGCCGAAGCCGGGCCAGAAGGTCCGCCACGCGCAGTTCGGCGTCGGCACCGTGCGAGAGGTGGATGGCAAGGGCGACGAGATGAAGCTCACCGTCCATTTCGCCACGGTGGGTACCAAGAAGCTGATCGCGAAGTACGCGCGCCTGCAACCAGCGTAA
- the gyrB gene encoding DNA topoisomerase (ATP-hydrolyzing) subunit B: protein MEPISTPNTESTTPMRPVNGAAEDYGAESIKVLEGLEAVRKRPGMYIGTTGEAGLHHLVYEVVDNAVDEALAGYCTQVDVTIHVDDSITVVDDGRGIPVDMHESGKSAAEVVLTVLHAGGKFNQEGSAYKVSGGLHGVGVSVVNALSELLELEIWRNGHVHQQAYSRGVPQGPLTQTGTTKKRGTKVHFKPDATIFETSAFSFDTLNNRLRELAFLNAGIIITLQDERGEGKSARYEYKGGIVEYVQFMNRAKRAVHESPIYMRGERNEIDVEIALQWNDSYDENLYTFANNINTHEGGFHLSGFKAALTRTVNAYIASANLPKDLKDTPISGDDAREGLAGVISVKIPNPQFEGQTKTKLGNTEVKGIVETIVNERLGAFFEENPGVAKAIIQKAADAARAREAARKARDLVRRKGALDGSSLPGKLADCQERDPAQSEIYIVEGDSAGGSAKQGRDRRFQAILPIKGKILNVEKARFDKMLSSDEIKTMIAALGTGIGRKREETDRDGFDLSKLRYHRVIIMTDADVDGSHIRTLLLTFFYRQMRELIDNGHIYIAQPPLYRAKRGKQEVYIKNDGDLESYLIRRAADSRVLTLADRGTEYRGEALEALLHRMIAFDRNLRQVERRGVPQDVVSALLSAGARDREYFSDRARLDSLASTLEQDQRTITVVADEEHNAFLLEIDDRSAGYPRVSRAGVDFVQTPDFRARLNSHRDVASIGGRMVVSHVSAAAEDVEDAALVEGADDTPAADVVAEPVRRTAKKDADHEVRSLSDLVDYFLEAGRKGVAINRYKGLGEMNPDTLWETTMKPEVRTLLQVRAEDQAEADLMFSTLMGDQVEPRRKFIEDNALDVKNLDV from the coding sequence ATGGAACCGATCAGCACCCCGAACACCGAGTCCACCACACCGATGCGTCCCGTGAACGGGGCGGCCGAAGATTACGGCGCAGAATCGATCAAGGTCCTCGAAGGGCTGGAGGCGGTTCGCAAACGCCCTGGCATGTACATCGGGACGACCGGTGAGGCCGGGCTGCATCACCTCGTCTACGAAGTCGTGGACAACGCCGTGGACGAGGCCCTCGCCGGGTACTGCACCCAGGTAGACGTCACGATCCACGTCGACGACTCGATCACCGTGGTCGACGATGGGCGCGGCATTCCGGTGGACATGCACGAGAGCGGCAAGTCAGCGGCCGAAGTCGTGCTCACCGTGCTGCACGCCGGCGGCAAGTTCAACCAGGAAGGCAGCGCGTACAAGGTCTCGGGCGGCCTGCACGGCGTTGGCGTGTCTGTCGTGAACGCGCTGTCCGAACTGCTCGAACTCGAGATCTGGCGCAACGGGCACGTGCACCAGCAGGCGTACTCGCGCGGCGTTCCACAGGGACCACTCACGCAGACAGGCACGACGAAGAAGCGCGGCACGAAGGTCCACTTCAAGCCAGACGCGACGATCTTCGAGACCAGCGCGTTCAGCTTCGACACGCTCAACAATCGCCTGCGCGAACTCGCGTTCCTCAACGCCGGGATCATCATCACGCTCCAGGACGAGCGCGGTGAAGGGAAGTCGGCGCGTTACGAGTACAAGGGCGGCATCGTCGAGTACGTGCAGTTCATGAACCGCGCGAAGCGCGCCGTCCATGAATCGCCCATCTACATGCGCGGCGAGCGCAACGAGATCGACGTCGAGATCGCGCTGCAGTGGAACGACTCGTACGACGAGAACCTCTACACCTTCGCCAACAACATCAACACGCACGAAGGCGGGTTCCACCTCTCCGGGTTCAAGGCGGCGCTGACGCGCACCGTCAACGCGTACATCGCGAGCGCGAATCTTCCGAAGGACCTCAAGGACACGCCCATCAGCGGTGACGATGCGCGTGAAGGGCTCGCGGGCGTCATCAGCGTCAAGATCCCGAATCCGCAGTTCGAAGGACAGACCAAGACCAAGCTCGGCAACACCGAGGTCAAGGGCATCGTCGAGACCATCGTCAACGAGCGTCTGGGCGCGTTCTTCGAAGAGAACCCCGGCGTGGCCAAGGCGATCATCCAGAAGGCCGCCGACGCGGCGCGTGCGAGGGAAGCGGCGCGCAAGGCGCGCGATCTCGTGCGTCGCAAGGGCGCGCTCGACGGCAGTTCGCTACCGGGCAAGCTCGCCGACTGCCAGGAGCGCGATCCCGCGCAGAGCGAGATCTACATCGTCGAGGGCGACTCCGCGGGCGGGTCGGCCAAGCAGGGCCGCGACAGGCGCTTCCAGGCGATCCTGCCCATCAAGGGCAAGATCCTGAACGTCGAGAAGGCGCGCTTCGACAAGATGCTGAGCAGCGACGAAATCAAGACGATGATCGCGGCGCTCGGCACGGGCATCGGCCGCAAGCGAGAGGAGACCGATCGCGACGGGTTCGACCTCTCGAAGCTCCGCTACCACCGCGTGATCATCATGACCGACGCGGACGTGGACGGATCGCACATCCGTACGCTCCTGCTGACGTTCTTCTACAGGCAGATGCGCGAACTGATCGACAACGGTCACATCTACATCGCGCAGCCACCCCTGTACCGCGCCAAGCGCGGCAAGCAGGAGGTCTACATCAAGAACGATGGCGACCTCGAGTCGTACCTGATCCGCCGCGCCGCCGACTCGCGCGTGCTCACACTTGCGGACCGCGGTACGGAATACCGCGGCGAAGCGCTCGAAGCGCTGCTCCACCGCATGATCGCGTTCGATCGCAATCTCCGCCAGGTGGAACGGCGCGGCGTGCCACAGGACGTGGTGAGCGCGCTGCTGTCGGCCGGCGCGCGCGATCGCGAGTACTTCAGCGACCGTGCGCGTCTCGACTCGCTCGCCTCCACGCTCGAGCAGGACCAGCGCACGATCACCGTCGTGGCCGACGAGGAGCACAACGCGTTCCTCCTCGAAATCGACGACAGATCAGCCGGGTATCCGCGCGTGTCGCGCGCCGGCGTGGATTTCGTGCAGACGCCGGACTTCCGCGCGCGGCTCAACAGCCACCGCGACGTGGCGAGCATCGGCGGACGCATGGTCGTGTCGCACGTGAGCGCCGCGGCGGAAGACGTGGAGGATGCGGCGCTCGTCGAAGGCGCGGACGACACGCCTGCGGCCGACGTCGTTGCCGAACCCGTGCGGCGCACGGCGAAGAAGGACGCCGATCACGAGGTGCGTTCGCTCTCCGACCTGGTCGACTACTTCCTCGAAGCCGGACGCAAGGGCGTGGCGATCAACCGCTACAAGGGTCTCGGCGAGATGAACCCGGACACGTTGTGGGAGACCACCATGAAGCCCGAGGTGCGCACGCTGCTCCAGGTGCGCGCCGAAGACCAGGCCGAAGCGGACCTGATGTTCTCCACCCTCATGGGCGACCAGGTCGAGCCGCGCCGCAAGTTCATCGAGGACAACGCCCTCGACGTGAAGAACCTCGACGTCTGA
- the gyrA gene encoding DNA gyrase subunit A yields the protein MSTTPVNRVPVNIEDEMRRSYMDYAMSVIIGRALPDVRDGLKPSHRRVLFAMRQMGLSASRPYRKCAKIVGEVIGNYHPHGDAPAYDTLVRLAQDFNMRYTLVDGQGNFGSVDGDRPAAYRYTEARLEALAEALMVDLDKDTVDFVPNFDETTTEPSVLPTPIPNLLVNGSAGIAVGMATNIPPHNLTEVVNGIIAIADPDKAFTLDEDGRPQPLTRDEKRRRLAQQITGPDFPTGGILVGRAGIASAYATGRGTVIVRARTEVEPIGRGGDRQAIVVSEIPYQVNKAKLIERIADLVREKTLEGLSDIRDESDRQGMRIVIELKRGEMPDVVLNNLYKHTPLQSSFGIIMLAIVDGRPRVLPLLELVERFVEFRRDVVRRRTEFELRKAEARAHILEGLKIALDHLDAVIALIRGAKNPAEAREGLMQQFGLTQIQAQAILDMQLQRLTGLERQKILDELAELIQEIERLRAILGSDRLVMEIVIRELTGARDRFGDARRTEIVEDTSDIDILDLIADEDMAITVSRKGYIKRTSLDEYRFQGRGGAGTIGMRLPDDDYVHHLFVASTHAYLIVFSDRGRAYWLRVHEIPDAGRDARGKSIANLVQMAAGEKVADVVAVREFPSEEGRRFVVMGTRKGVIKKTDLKAYSNPRAGGIIAMGVEDDDAVIAVQLSSGTEQVLIATRGGVAIRFPENRVRAMGRTAYGVRGISLRAGDEVVAMEVVNETGAMLTVTANGYGKRTPLSEYRITGRGGVGIRNIQPSDRNGAVVGVTHVADDNQVLIITKDGMVIRMAVAPLRPIGRNTQGVRLIRLEDGDRVEATARLDIAEVAADASDVVAPLETEGAVEEPLDEPEDDAGLPDDE from the coding sequence ATGAGCACCACGCCAGTCAATCGCGTTCCCGTCAACATCGAAGACGAGATGCGCCGCTCGTACATGGATTACGCGATGAGCGTGATCATCGGGCGCGCGCTGCCCGACGTGCGCGACGGTCTCAAGCCGTCGCACCGCCGTGTGCTGTTCGCGATGCGGCAGATGGGACTCTCGGCCTCGCGCCCCTATCGCAAGTGCGCGAAGATCGTCGGCGAGGTCATCGGCAACTACCACCCGCATGGTGATGCGCCCGCGTACGACACGCTCGTGCGCCTCGCGCAGGACTTCAACATGCGGTACACGCTGGTCGACGGCCAGGGCAACTTCGGCAGCGTCGACGGCGACAGGCCCGCCGCCTACCGGTACACGGAAGCCCGCCTCGAAGCGCTCGCCGAAGCGCTGATGGTCGATCTCGACAAGGACACCGTCGACTTCGTCCCGAACTTCGACGAGACGACCACCGAACCATCGGTGCTGCCCACGCCGATCCCGAACCTGCTGGTCAACGGATCGGCGGGCATCGCGGTGGGCATGGCCACCAACATCCCGCCGCACAACCTCACCGAGGTGGTCAACGGCATCATCGCGATCGCCGATCCCGACAAGGCGTTCACGCTCGACGAGGACGGGCGCCCGCAGCCCCTCACGCGCGACGAGAAGCGACGGCGTCTCGCGCAGCAGATCACGGGGCCCGACTTCCCCACCGGCGGCATCCTCGTCGGCCGCGCGGGCATCGCGTCGGCGTACGCCACCGGCCGCGGCACCGTGATCGTGCGCGCGCGCACGGAGGTCGAGCCGATCGGGCGCGGTGGCGATCGCCAGGCCATCGTCGTCAGCGAGATCCCGTATCAGGTCAACAAGGCGAAGCTCATCGAACGCATCGCGGACCTGGTGCGCGAGAAGACGCTCGAAGGCCTTTCCGACATCCGCGACGAGTCGGACCGCCAGGGCATGCGCATCGTGATCGAGTTGAAGCGCGGCGAGATGCCAGACGTCGTGCTCAACAACCTGTACAAGCACACGCCGCTGCAGTCCTCGTTCGGCATCATCATGCTGGCGATCGTCGACGGGCGTCCGCGCGTGCTGCCCCTCCTCGAGCTCGTCGAACGGTTCGTCGAGTTCCGGCGCGACGTGGTGCGCCGCCGCACCGAGTTCGAGCTGCGCAAGGCCGAAGCGCGTGCGCACATCCTCGAAGGCCTGAAGATCGCGCTCGATCACCTCGACGCGGTGATCGCGCTCATTCGAGGCGCGAAGAATCCGGCCGAGGCGCGTGAAGGCCTGATGCAGCAGTTCGGCCTCACGCAGATCCAGGCCCAGGCCATCCTCGACATGCAGCTCCAGCGCCTCACGGGCCTCGAGCGGCAGAAGATCCTCGACGAGCTCGCCGAGCTGATTCAGGAAATCGAGCGGCTGCGCGCCATCCTCGGCAGCGACCGCCTCGTGATGGAGATCGTCATCCGGGAGTTGACCGGCGCGCGCGATCGCTTCGGAGACGCGCGGCGTACCGAGATCGTCGAGGACACGAGCGACATCGACATCCTCGACCTGATCGCCGACGAGGACATGGCGATCACGGTGAGCCGCAAGGGCTACATCAAGCGGACGTCGCTCGACGAGTATCGCTTCCAGGGCCGCGGCGGCGCCGGCACCATCGGCATGCGCCTGCCCGACGATGACTACGTGCACCACCTGTTCGTGGCGTCCACGCACGCGTACCTGATCGTGTTCTCCGATCGAGGCCGTGCGTACTGGCTGCGCGTCCACGAGATCCCCGACGCGGGTCGCGACGCACGCGGGAAGTCCATCGCGAACCTCGTGCAGATGGCTGCGGGCGAGAAGGTCGCCGACGTGGTCGCCGTGCGCGAGTTCCCGTCCGAAGAGGGTCGGCGGTTCGTCGTGATGGGCACGCGCAAGGGCGTCATCAAGAAGACTGACCTGAAGGCATACTCGAATCCGCGCGCGGGCGGCATCATCGCGATGGGCGTCGAGGACGACGATGCGGTGATTGCGGTGCAGTTGTCGAGCGGCACCGAGCAGGTGCTGATCGCGACGCGCGGCGGTGTGGCCATCCGCTTCCCGGAGAATCGCGTGCGCGCGATGGGCCGCACGGCGTACGGCGTGCGCGGCATCTCACTGCGCGCGGGCGACGAAGTGGTGGCCATGGAGGTCGTCAACGAGACCGGCGCCATGCTCACCGTCACGGCCAATGGTTACGGCAAGCGCACGCCGCTCAGCGAGTACCGCATCACGGGCCGCGGCGGCGTGGGCATCCGCAACATCCAGCCGTCGGATCGGAATGGCGCAGTCGTGGGCGTGACGCACGTCGCCGACGACAACCAGGTGCTGATCATCACCAAGGACGGCATGGTCATCCGCATGGCCGTCGCACCACTGCGTCCGATCGGCCGCAACACGCAGGGCGTCCGGCTGATCCGTCTCGAAGACGGCGACCGCGTAGAGGCGACCGCGAGGCTCGATATCGCGGAAGTCGCCGCAGACGCATCTGACGTCGTAGCGCCGCTGGAAACGGAAGGCGCCGTCGAGGAACCGCTCGACGAACCGGAAGACGACGCCGGCCTGCCCGACGACGAATAG